A section of the Stanieria cyanosphaera PCC 7437 genome encodes:
- the rppA gene encoding two-component system response regulator RppA produces the protein MRVLLVEDEEDLALAIKQVLIGEKYVVDWVSDGIQAWDCLEYQWTDYTVAIIDWLLPELSGLKLCQLLRAHQNPLPVLMLTALGQPENRVTGLDAGADDYLVKPFVMEELLARLRALQRRSPQFMPPTLTIGEFSLDYANNALSVGSNSPSHTIPLTNKEFQILAYLMQNPNRIIPGSKIRHQLWELEEEPISNVVAAQMRLLRRKLASYGCDCPIETIPSQGYRFNSCR, from the coding sequence ATGCGAGTTTTACTGGTGGAAGATGAAGAAGATTTAGCACTGGCAATTAAGCAAGTCCTGATCGGCGAGAAATATGTAGTAGACTGGGTGTCAGATGGAATTCAAGCCTGGGACTGTTTGGAATACCAGTGGACGGATTACACCGTAGCGATTATCGATTGGCTACTCCCCGAACTGTCAGGGCTAAAGCTATGCCAGCTACTTAGAGCGCACCAGAATCCTTTACCCGTGCTGATGCTCACTGCCTTGGGTCAACCTGAAAACCGCGTAACTGGACTGGATGCGGGGGCAGATGATTACTTAGTCAAACCGTTTGTCATGGAAGAATTACTGGCGCGGTTGAGAGCTTTGCAAAGGCGATCTCCCCAATTTATGCCCCCAACCCTGACCATCGGCGAATTTTCCCTAGATTATGCTAATAATGCCCTGAGTGTTGGCTCGAATTCACCGTCTCATACAATTCCTCTAACTAATAAAGAATTTCAAATCTTGGCATATCTGATGCAAAACCCCAACCGCATCATTCCAGGTAGCAAAATTCGGCATCAACTTTGGGAGCTTGAAGAAGAACCCATCAGTAATGTAGTGGCAGCCCAAATGCGATTGCTGCGTCGTAAGTTAGCCAGCTATGGCTGCGACTGTCCCATTGAAACAATTCCCAGTCAAGGTTATCGCTTCAATTCATGCCGATGA